From a region of the Candidatus Brocadia sp. genome:
- a CDS encoding mechanosensitive ion channel: MTLKSAIRKCKSTFVLLSPSQNSFVLCMIVCLFGLCPYPNAQAQTAEKKEIEIRLSEMGVTIKPADIEKARIKEEEIKLTASKSLDKMESLISDLERDARAMSAYIDRLQQERDNYPSQEVNSKYLELLDKEIATGKEKRDTDNELIETYKDRIEVLQDQSKAYDEIVVLLRSILRLEEALLTSHEQAPIVRKEADIARSYITAMQASIKEKESVMSFFSTRLVEIKVKVSEEERDLAQYLETLKAEIGQSAPSVHAVQEKIDSIVLWKKAIGSQWIMIFETRLETSRIRYDKAQLELRNAEFNAAFLAEKAKRLEEKVKAEEVVKKQADLEVAKKAEEQSRKIAEMTKAEVEKALQEAVKKGEEVAVEQILTASPEKKRVLELEADVHRQSGLVAKRKEELITDGMQRFKDVTEYKELEANIGLLLSRSLTTKEIDESVKKMEAEKKRFLEAIKAVESLIPLVQEEKKLASDNCVKFKEEQSKIEEEVASFSNKELVRQAREYSDTIVRALEEQDGLISARLERLTERLKIKKYSLTLLEKTKEKLINMKAANIWTRIESSISVQTVSELYKDMAGCYGRLESLYSNIPLQIKNFIVYISGKRHAVTFWIRLCGLTGLIAGFYFSKKHIRRWSAFKIQALYETADAPYYRARLFPSLLFVLQKSIHAMWLAIFSLSVPGIFSINTPFIKATRYVFIFFAVYKILKCFLIESFSPEKGDKKLVTSLAYISPKHIYKSLNIILLFSFVSFSLIAVLTIFGYRNDVVELLWFLYRVGISILILWLAAQKTLIFKLLPSAETQFVKLIHRIITVIYPIFITFVVSLFAIRILGYQVLFYVLLKTCIKSFAFVFIAFWVWKYLYHQLVHVRERRFNRENLSKDTVAGKRFQTITTIYHVALNYLISIVVAIIIIRVWIGTFRDAVGSSAAPYLVHKIFRHIGVVLGTVGSGLRYRFILEEGRYTTPIKIIVALVVLFISFFIARQIKKLLDEKVFYKLRLERGLKQTLSTLIRYIVIGIAALIGLNIAGIPLRSLAFFAGAFGIGIGFGMQNIISNFVSGIILLFERPIRIGDVITLEDGTLGTIDKFNARSTTLTTPDGITITVPNSKFVENRITNWTNPTSRMRGSVKMGVAYGSDIALVKKCLMEIARQNPNVRTYPEPFVRFSEFGDSALIFELFFWADDPGKRWFTMSELNFAIDEVFKKNHIEYGFPRRNIHIRPVAPSQTEIVQDHLKEEKTETGHTPDSL; encoded by the coding sequence ATGACTTTGAAGTCTGCCATACGGAAATGCAAAAGTACTTTTGTCCTTCTATCCCCTTCTCAAAATAGCTTCGTTCTTTGCATGATCGTTTGTCTCTTTGGGTTATGCCCATACCCGAATGCGCAGGCACAAACTGCAGAAAAGAAGGAGATTGAAATAAGACTTTCAGAAATGGGCGTAACCATAAAACCCGCGGATATTGAAAAGGCCAGGATAAAAGAAGAAGAAATAAAACTTACTGCGAGTAAATCTCTGGACAAGATGGAGTCCCTGATATCCGATCTGGAACGAGATGCAAGGGCAATGAGCGCCTATATTGATAGGCTACAGCAAGAACGAGATAATTATCCTAGTCAGGAAGTGAATTCAAAATACCTGGAATTATTGGATAAAGAGATTGCCACAGGTAAAGAAAAACGAGACACCGACAACGAACTAATAGAGACTTACAAGGACCGGATTGAAGTGCTTCAGGATCAGTCAAAGGCCTATGATGAGATCGTTGTGTTATTACGGTCAATATTGAGGCTCGAAGAGGCGCTTTTAACTTCTCATGAACAAGCGCCCATTGTCAGAAAAGAGGCGGACATTGCCAGGAGTTACATTACAGCAATGCAGGCCAGTATCAAGGAGAAGGAATCGGTGATGTCGTTTTTCAGCACGAGACTGGTGGAGATTAAGGTCAAAGTGTCTGAAGAGGAACGCGATCTTGCGCAGTATTTGGAGACGTTAAAAGCGGAGATCGGCCAGTCTGCGCCGAGCGTTCATGCAGTCCAGGAAAAGATTGACAGTATTGTGCTGTGGAAAAAGGCCATCGGTTCTCAGTGGATTATGATATTTGAGACCAGGTTGGAAACGTCCCGGATCCGTTATGACAAAGCGCAACTGGAATTAAGAAATGCTGAATTCAACGCCGCTTTTTTGGCCGAAAAGGCAAAACGTTTGGAGGAAAAGGTAAAAGCCGAGGAAGTGGTAAAAAAGCAGGCAGATTTGGAAGTTGCAAAAAAGGCAGAGGAACAGAGCCGAAAAATTGCTGAAATGACGAAGGCGGAGGTCGAGAAGGCATTGCAGGAAGCAGTTAAGAAAGGCGAGGAAGTTGCCGTCGAACAAATACTAACGGCTTCTCCTGAGAAAAAACGGGTTTTAGAGTTAGAGGCTGATGTTCATAGACAGAGTGGGCTTGTAGCAAAGAGAAAAGAAGAACTTATTACCGATGGCATGCAGCGATTTAAAGACGTTACTGAATATAAAGAATTAGAGGCAAATATTGGGCTTTTATTGAGCCGGAGCCTGACAACAAAAGAGATTGATGAATCCGTAAAGAAAATGGAGGCGGAAAAAAAGCGGTTTTTGGAGGCGATCAAGGCTGTAGAAAGCCTCATTCCTTTGGTGCAGGAAGAAAAAAAGCTCGCTTCAGACAATTGCGTCAAGTTTAAAGAAGAACAATCAAAGATCGAAGAGGAAGTTGCCTCTTTCTCAAATAAAGAACTGGTGCGCCAGGCAAGAGAATACTCAGATACTATTGTGAGGGCATTGGAAGAGCAGGATGGACTGATATCTGCAAGGTTGGAGAGATTAACAGAACGGTTAAAAATCAAAAAATACTCTTTGACCCTGCTGGAAAAGACGAAAGAAAAGCTGATCAATATGAAAGCGGCCAATATTTGGACAAGGATAGAAAGCTCCATTTCCGTCCAGACGGTAAGTGAATTATACAAGGATATGGCAGGTTGTTACGGCCGGTTAGAATCGCTCTATAGCAACATCCCTCTTCAGATAAAGAATTTCATCGTGTATATCTCCGGCAAAAGGCATGCGGTTACTTTTTGGATACGATTATGCGGACTAACCGGGCTCATTGCCGGGTTTTATTTTTCAAAAAAGCATATTCGCCGGTGGAGCGCCTTCAAAATACAGGCATTATATGAAACCGCAGATGCACCCTATTATAGGGCGAGGCTATTTCCCAGTCTTTTATTCGTACTTCAGAAGAGTATACATGCCATGTGGCTGGCCATCTTTTCTTTATCGGTACCAGGTATTTTCAGCATAAATACCCCCTTCATAAAGGCAACACGATATGTATTCATCTTTTTTGCGGTATACAAAATCCTCAAGTGTTTTCTTATTGAATCCTTCAGCCCGGAGAAAGGAGATAAAAAATTAGTTACCTCTTTGGCATATATCTCTCCCAAACACATCTATAAATCATTAAATATCATTTTGCTATTTTCTTTTGTTTCGTTTTCTCTCATTGCCGTTCTCACGATATTTGGATACCGGAACGATGTCGTCGAATTACTCTGGTTTTTATACCGGGTGGGGATTTCGATCCTTATACTCTGGCTTGCAGCCCAGAAAACGCTGATATTCAAATTATTGCCAAGCGCGGAAACTCAGTTTGTAAAACTCATTCACCGTATCATAACCGTAATCTATCCTATTTTTATCACCTTTGTTGTTTCGCTATTTGCGATAAGGATTCTAGGGTATCAGGTACTCTTCTATGTGTTATTAAAGACCTGCATAAAGAGTTTTGCCTTTGTATTTATCGCTTTCTGGGTGTGGAAATACTTATATCACCAGCTGGTTCACGTAAGAGAAAGACGCTTTAACAGAGAAAATCTCAGCAAAGATACGGTGGCGGGAAAACGATTTCAGACGATCACGACAATATATCATGTTGCCCTGAATTACCTCATTTCTATTGTTGTTGCCATCATTATTATTCGTGTATGGATCGGGACATTTCGTGATGCGGTCGGTTCATCGGCAGCCCCCTATCTGGTACATAAAATATTCAGGCATATAGGAGTGGTTTTAGGGACAGTTGGCAGTGGGCTAAGGTATCGTTTCATCCTGGAAGAGGGCAGGTACACAACGCCGATAAAGATTATTGTAGCGTTAGTCGTGCTGTTTATCTCCTTTTTTATCGCACGACAAATTAAAAAGTTGCTTGATGAAAAGGTATTTTATAAACTCCGTCTTGAACGCGGGTTGAAACAAACGCTATCGACCCTGATACGATATATCGTCATAGGCATCGCGGCGCTTATTGGCCTCAATATCGCCGGAATTCCCTTACGAAGCCTGGCTTTCTTTGCAGGCGCCTTTGGTATCGGTATCGGGTTTGGCATGCAGAATATCATCAGTAATTTCGTCAGCGGCATCATCCTTCTCTTTGAACGCCCCATTCGCATTGGAGACGTTATAACGCTGGAGGATGGCACTCTGGGCACCATCGACAAGTTCAACGCGCGGAGCACAACGCTTACCACTCCCGACGGGATCACCATAACGGTACCCAATTCAAAGTTTGTTGAAAACAGAATAACCAACTGGACGAATCCCACGTCGCGTATGAGAGGCTCCGTAAAGATGGGGGTCGCGTATGGTTCGGATATCGCATTGGTAAAGAAATGTTTAATGGAAATCGCCCGGCAAAATCCGAATGTCAGGACGTATCCGGAGCCGTTCGTGCGGTTCTCTGAATTTGGAGACTCAGCGCTGATTTTTGAATTATTTTTCTGGGCGGACGATCCAGGAAAACGCTGGTTTACCATGAGTGAACTGAATTTTGCTATCGACGAGGTATTCAAAAAGAATCATATCGAATATGGTTTCCCAAGACGGAACATTCATATACGTCCCGTGGCTCCCTCTCAAACTGAAATTGTCCAGGATCATCTGAAGGAGGAAAAAACGGAAACAGGTCATACCCCTGATTCCTTGTAG
- a CDS encoding SBBP repeat-containing protein, protein MSIKTTAFVLSMIFLQIACGDIALLANQVSENDPFHKDIIQKTKRLQLPFIANAGQVHEKVRYYAHTFGGKVFITQDGEIVYSLPAWSTMEETSIGGRKAEIRGMAFAPRIPDRRIFQISRPLETFLISYHNPISNVAASFSDGATTPFTIHNQRSPRRGLALKEVFVGGKPDAAQGEEKVVTEVNYFKGNDPSRWKRNIPAYEVVNLGEVYRGIHVKLRAYDSNIEKLFYLKPHADPKAITIRLSGAHAIGIDNTGQLEVATALGTVKFTRPIAYQEIDGKRVEVAVDYQIRRSGGGGPNTEISLSCQKSEIGNPESEVENVYGFRVASYDKTQELIIDPLLASTYLGGVESDYGSSIAVDAARNVYVTGYTNSSDFPTTSGAFDVSYNTGDVFVSKLNTDLTHLLASTFLGGSSEDHVRSIALDSKNNVYLAGQTSSSNFPIIEGAYDTTKNGFYDAFLVRLSGDLTSLLSSTYLGGSTDECANAIVLDQGGIVLCVTGRTSSKNFPITPGSYDADYKNGDVFIAKFDWNLTTLIASTYLGGTSNDYGNAIVIDAKRNIYVVGETWSFDFPTNADAYDDSFNGGFGDAFISKLDWDLKRLLASTYLGGSTDDSGCGIALDAYDHIYVLGQTESPDFPTTSAACDTAFHNGDAFVSKLNDSLSKLLASTFLGGADDDIGNSIAIGPGDTIYVGGYTASSDFPTTPSAYNIHKGVLFDAFLTKLDGGLTKILASTFLGGSSRDIARSFVIDQKGFIYTTGETLSLNFPVTPGAHDTSFNGNGRISNAYDAFVSKLNSSLSASSAAVK, encoded by the coding sequence ATGTCAATAAAAACTACTGCCTTTGTTCTATCTATGATTTTTTTGCAGATCGCGTGTGGAGATATAGCGCTTTTAGCCAATCAGGTCAGTGAAAACGACCCATTTCACAAAGACATTATTCAAAAGACAAAACGGCTGCAACTGCCTTTTATTGCCAATGCAGGGCAAGTCCATGAGAAGGTAAGGTATTATGCCCATACCTTCGGGGGCAAGGTATTCATCACGCAGGACGGAGAAATCGTTTATTCCTTGCCAGCATGGAGCACGATGGAAGAAACGAGCATCGGTGGCAGAAAGGCAGAAATCAGGGGAATGGCCTTTGCGCCTCGAATACCCGATAGACGTATTTTCCAAATATCAAGACCGCTTGAGACATTCTTGATTTCATACCATAACCCGATATCCAATGTTGCTGCTTCCTTTAGTGATGGTGCAACCACCCCATTCACCATCCACAACCAGAGATCACCCAGGAGGGGACTTGCCCTCAAGGAGGTCTTTGTCGGTGGAAAACCTGATGCAGCACAGGGTGAGGAAAAGGTCGTCACCGAGGTTAATTATTTCAAAGGAAATGATCCTTCCCGATGGAAGAGGAACATCCCTGCCTATGAGGTGGTAAATCTTGGAGAAGTATACAGGGGAATACACGTAAAGTTGAGGGCGTATGACAGCAATATAGAAAAACTCTTTTATCTGAAGCCACATGCAGACCCAAAGGCAATAACCATAAGACTCAGCGGAGCACATGCAATAGGCATAGATAATACCGGCCAGCTTGAGGTTGCCACAGCTTTAGGGACGGTCAAATTTACCAGGCCGATAGCTTATCAGGAAATCGATGGCAAAAGGGTAGAAGTTGCGGTTGATTATCAAATCAGACGTTCGGGCGGCGGAGGTCCGAATACGGAAATAAGTCTCTCATGCCAGAAATCTGAAATCGGAAATCCAGAATCTGAGGTCGAAAATGTTTACGGTTTTCGGGTAGCTTCCTACGATAAGACACAAGAACTCATTATTGATCCCCTCCTTGCTTCCACCTATCTTGGCGGAGTTGAATCTGACTATGGCAGTTCCATAGCGGTGGATGCAGCTCGTAATGTCTATGTTACCGGCTATACCAACTCATCTGATTTTCCCACGACTTCCGGCGCTTTTGATGTTTCCTATAACACCGGTGACGTCTTTGTATCAAAACTCAATACAGATCTCACCCATCTTCTTGCATCTACCTTTCTGGGCGGCTCATCTGAGGATCATGTGCGTTCTATAGCCCTTGATTCGAAAAATAACGTTTACCTGGCTGGTCAAACGTCTTCGTCAAACTTTCCCATAATTGAAGGCGCCTATGACACCACGAAAAACGGCTTTTACGATGCCTTTTTGGTTAGGTTAAGCGGGGACCTGACAAGTCTTTTGTCATCCACGTATTTGGGAGGCTCTACCGATGAGTGCGCCAATGCTATTGTTCTGGACCAAGGCGGAATCGTTCTGTGCGTTACGGGCAGAACCTCATCGAAAAACTTTCCCATAACACCAGGCAGTTACGATGCTGATTACAAAAATGGCGATGTCTTCATAGCAAAATTCGATTGGAATTTGACTACCCTTATTGCATCTACCTATTTAGGAGGCACGTCAAATGACTATGGAAATGCCATTGTTATAGACGCAAAGAGAAACATATATGTAGTAGGAGAGACCTGGTCATTTGACTTTCCCACGAACGCTGACGCTTACGATGATTCATTTAACGGCGGATTTGGTGACGCCTTTATCTCAAAGTTAGACTGGGATTTAAAGCGTCTTCTCGCATCCACGTATTTAGGAGGAAGCACGGATGATTCTGGTTGTGGTATCGCCTTAGACGCCTATGACCATATTTATGTGCTTGGCCAAACTGAGTCGCCGGACTTTCCAACTACCTCCGCCGCATGTGATACCGCTTTTCATAATGGAGACGCCTTTGTGTCCAAATTGAATGATAGTTTGTCAAAACTTCTGGCATCTACTTTTTTAGGAGGGGCAGATGATGATATTGGCAATTCCATTGCCATAGGACCGGGTGACACTATTTATGTCGGTGGCTACACGGCATCATCAGATTTCCCGACAACTCCGAGTGCATATAATATCCATAAAGGCGTCCTTTTTGATGCCTTTCTCACAAAACTTGATGGAGGTTTGACAAAAATACTTGCCTCTACTTTTTTAGGGGGAAGTTCCCGTGATATTGCGCGTTCTTTTGTAATAGATCAAAAGGGATTTATTTATACAACCGGCGAAACCCTGTCTTTAAACTTCCCTGTAACCCCCGGCGCTCATGATACTTCTTTTAATGGCAATGGCAGGATTTCAAATGCGTACGATGCTTTTGTATCGAAACTCAATAGTTCCCTTTCTGCATCATCCGCAGCAGTGAAGTGA
- a CDS encoding VOC family protein, producing MKKAVRVINTIVYCRRWQETVSFYRHRLGFPVTFENDWFVEFEVTAHVRISIANDQRATVKSSAGQGLTLAFQVEQADEMWQVLKARGIEVGNIKDHPWGGRAFFLFDPEGNRLEVWSA from the coding sequence ATGAAAAAGGCAGTGCGTGTTATTAATACCATAGTCTACTGTAGGCGCTGGCAGGAAACGGTCTCCTTTTACCGGCACCGTTTGGGCTTCCCAGTTACGTTTGAAAACGATTGGTTCGTGGAGTTTGAAGTAACCGCTCATGTACGGATTAGTATTGCAAATGATCAGCGTGCAACGGTTAAAAGCTCCGCGGGACAAGGACTGACTCTGGCCTTTCAAGTGGAACAGGCAGACGAGATGTGGCAGGTTTTGAAGGCAAGAGGGATTGAGGTCGGTAACATTAAGGACCATCCGTGGGGCGGACGCGCCTTTTTCCTGTTTGATCCGGAAGGAAATCGTCTCGAGGTATGGTCAGCTTAA
- a CDS encoding TetR/AcrR family transcriptional regulator codes for MQIRKSTAIRRQQIVDIIRNIISSKGIEHVTISEIAEKIGTTKGAIYRHFKSKRDILSLLIDNVEETLMDALDNALMERDPLQNLKNILLAQLILAKNRRKTSFVVVMGAMQFSDPFIRKKILKLIQKYLRRIEKLILNAIGLGLIKKNIDPKMSAIVFMGLIQSAITVWSYKNFNFVPQKIHAHLWNVYCQGIGVSFDA; via the coding sequence GTGCAAATTAGAAAATCTACGGCAATCAGGAGACAGCAGATTGTTGATATTATTCGAAACATTATTTCTTCTAAAGGAATTGAACATGTCACCATAAGCGAAATAGCGGAAAAAATAGGAACTACCAAAGGCGCTATTTATCGGCATTTTAAGAGCAAAAGAGATATATTGAGTCTGTTAATAGATAATGTTGAGGAAACGCTCATGGATGCCCTGGATAATGCCTTGATGGAAAGAGACCCGCTGCAAAATCTGAAGAACATTCTGCTTGCCCAGCTTATTTTAGCAAAAAACCGGCGCAAAACATCCTTTGTTGTCGTCATGGGAGCTATGCAGTTTAGTGACCCCTTTATACGAAAAAAGATTTTAAAACTGATACAGAAATATCTCCGGCGGATAGAAAAATTGATCCTGAATGCAATAGGACTGGGATTGATAAAAAAAAATATAGATCCCAAGATGTCTGCAATCGTCTTTATGGGACTCATTCAGTCTGCAATAACGGTGTGGTCTTATAAAAATTTCAACTTTGTCCCTCAGAAAATCCACGCCCATCTGTGGAATGTCTATTGCCAGGGGATAGGAGTTTCATTTGATGCCTGA